In Notolabrus celidotus isolate fNotCel1 chromosome 22, fNotCel1.pri, whole genome shotgun sequence, the genomic stretch CCGTACCAATGTGTGCAGGCGGACATAGATTCATCCTCTCTGTAAAAAGCTGAGCTGTCAAAATGAAGTGTCTATTTAAAGTCTAATGAATCATCATGACCTCGGACCTACCTGTTCCTGTTTGTCACTGTGATAAGCAGCTACAGGACTTGTGCTGAAGATTTGAAGCTACTCACCCTGGAGTCCTGATGTGGGAACagatgagaggagagcagaacaCTGAACCAGTCCTTCACCTGCTACAGTAACACTCACAGCGTTTCATTACTCCTGTAAACAGAGTTCATCAGAGAGTCCAGACCTCTGGGCAGTGACCAATGAGAAGTCTTCTGTTAGTTTAGGAACACTGATTGGTTACTTGAGGACACACCCTGTAAGTTAACAAACCATAACCTCATAttatagcaaaagaagaaagttCCCTGCAGAGACAATGACTTTGTATTCTCTTCATCACAGATCGCTCCTTGTGTCCTTTGAAGACATCATGACTTCATGAAACAACAGCTGATGTGGTGGAGGGTTTTTACAGAGTATCTGTAGAAGCTGGTTTATCTCTTTGTGTGATTCTCTGACGTTCTGTTGCAGATAAACTTAAGAATGTCTGCTTACCTGTACACACCCAAATTCTTTCACCCATGAATTAATTATAGAAACATGCAGAACCAGATCAGGTTTATTTGATCTAGTGACACAGCTTCTGTTAGTTGAGgacatctgattggttgtttgCAAAGCATCTGACTTACAAGAAACAGCTTCATTTATGAGAAACAGTTGAAGGTTCACACCCTCATATGCCCAGCAGGTTACTAAATCCTCCTCTCATAAAGactcctgttgttttctctaaAAGCTTTGGTTTGTTGAGATGAGGAGTAGAGACACTGTAAGTTAGATATATTTGTGATGCCCTCACATTTCAAAGAAACTAATATTGGTGATTGAATCCAGAAGTATATTAAGATTCAGTCGTTAAATTTgatgattttcatttaaagACTCAAGATCAACATTTTTCTTGAGCGTGAAACATCACCATCTTTGCAAAGCTGACGTATCTGTTTAAAACAGAAGCACTCAGAAGGACGTGATTAGAAGatgtactactactactactactgctactactactactactcataataataataataatgataatatgtAAGTGTTCcatacaaagacaaaacaaccaAATTCAGCTCCTTatcatgattttatttgaaacCGAAGAACATCTTTAAGAACAGTCTTAAGTCTGAATCTCTTAACGTTAGCAATCCTCTTACCTGGTAATGatttatataaaaacaagagtgactatgaggaaaagaaagaagcatgTCTCCATGTGATTTAAGCTTCAAGTTGTTTAgtaatgtttacatttgaaaAGTAGCTGCAGATAGATAGGATGGTAAAAAGCAACTGTGAATCGTCTGATGAACAATCTATAAAAAGTGCTGCTCAaactaaaagtatttttttctaaaggttATATGATTAATTCATAATTTTGTTTCATACATCGCAGCTTGAAAATTCGTACCTAAACTGGGGTTCCATGCCCGTTTTAATATCAATATCACACTCAGGTGTTCAAACCCAGAGCTTTTTGGAGAACCCTCTGTGCATCCTCAGCGAGAACATTGAGGAAAATGTTGAGAGCATTGTAGATTCTGGTAAAAGAGAGGACCATTGATGCTGGGATTCCAAGCACTGGAATGCATCTGCACCCTTCCTCTGCTGCCATTAAAGCAGCGATGCTTGCAGTTTGAATTAATAACTCCAGAACAAGATCAGGAGTTATTTTTTCTGCTGCCAGTGTTGACACAATGACTTTCCTCAATTCCTCATAAGGAACACTTTTGTAGTTGGCCATTCTCTTTAGTGAGGAGATGTCAAGACCAAACCCAAATACATATCGAGTGACAACACTAACCAGCAAGCCTAAATCAACAGCAATAGAGAGAACAGGAACTGGTACACTTGCTACAACTGCAGAGAGAGTAGCAATGTAttttatctttgatttaaaagcctCTTTCTTCCTGTCGATCATCTCCAGGCTGATATTTGGCATGGCTAACAGGAAGGCTTTCCTCTTGAGTTCAGGAAGTTCTCCCTCCAGGGTCTTCAGTAACTTAGGGAAGTCATAGAGGTGAAGCTTATTGCTGGACATCAGGAAGACCTGAGGAGACTCGCAACCTTGTATCTGAAGACCTGTgtcacaaaaagaaacaaaatagtcTGAAGGGCTTTTTAACAACTCAATTTTTCACTCCATAAGGGTGTGACCTCAATGAAGAACCATTAGAGGTAAAATCTAGTACTGGTCTGTGGTTTCAAGAGGGTCTCATATTTCTAGTCATCTTTAAATACCTTCATTATACGATAATACACCAA encodes the following:
- the LOC117806551 gene encoding interferon-inducible GTPase 5-like, giving the protein MGNLFSESSVDDEVKEALQKNDKASAAAKIQEYLDKEENIPLTIAVTGQSGSGKSTFVNAIRGLMDGDEGAAPTDVIETTMEVTPYPHPNFPNVTVWDLPGIGTMNYPADKYLKKVGFEKFDFFIIISADRFTENDVKLAKEIQKMKKRFYFVRSKIDENIRSEKRKKDFNEERTLGRIRENCIQGLQIQGCESPQVFLMSSNKLHLYDFPKLLKTLEGELPELKRKAFLLAMPNISLEMIDRKKEAFKSKIKYIATLSAVVASVPVPVLSIAVDLGLLVSVVTRYVFGFGLDISSLKRMANYKSVPYEELRKVIVSTLAAEKITPDLVLELLIQTASIAALMAAEEGCRCIPVLGIPASMVLSFTRIYNALNIFLNVLAEDAQRVLQKALGLNT